The proteins below are encoded in one region of Silene latifolia isolate original U9 population chromosome 2, ASM4854445v1, whole genome shotgun sequence:
- the LOC141644148 gene encoding ribonuclease 1-like: MVILGSSMLMKLSLMLSLTVVTLANNSGDFHLFYFVQQWLGSYCDQNGERCCYPVTGKPAADFTIYGLWPYYNDGSFPYNCGGGNFDEALIKPMQDRLRKEWPSVTCPDIGRKFWVHEWNKHGSCSKSVLAEIPYFQAALNLKYKVNLLQALAKAGIRPNNQVYPLKAFKKAIARATGFHPWIDCNHNSQGQSQIWQVSMCVDRSGTRLKNCPFLPRGPGNCASKIKFPSF; the protein is encoded by the exons ATGGTGATATTAGGAAGCTCAATGTTAATGAAACTTAGTTTAATGCTAAGTTTAACTGTTGTTACTCTTGCTAACAATAGTGGTGATTTCCACTTGTTCTACTTTGTCCAACAG TGGTTGGGATCATACTGTGACCAAAATGGGGAAAGATGTTGCTATCCAGTTACAGGAAAACCAGCTGCTGATTTCACAATATATGGATTATGGCCTTACTACAATGATGGTAGTTTTCCTTACAATTGTGGTGGTGGTAACTTTGATGAAGCTTTG ATCAAACCAATGCAGGACAGGCTAAGAAAGGAGTGGCCATCAGTAACATGCCCCGACATAGGAAGAAAATTTTGGGTCCATGAATGGAACAAGCACGGAAGCTGCTCAAAATCGGTCCTAGCCGAGATCCCCTACTTCCAAGCAGCCTTAAACCTCAAGTACAAGGTCAATCTTCTACAAGCCTTGGCTAAAGCCGGGATCAGACCTAACAACCAAGTCTACCCTCTTAAGGCATTCAAGAAGGCCATTGCTCGAGCTACCGGGTTCCACCCGTGGATCGACTGTAACCATAACTCACAAGGGCAGAGTCAGATTTGGCAGGTTTCTATGTGTGTGGATAGAAGTGGTACTAGACTTAAGAACTGTCCTTTCCTTCCTAGGGGACCTGGGAATTGTGCCTCTAAAATCAAGTTCCCTTCTTTCTGA
- the LOC141641882 gene encoding uncharacterized protein LOC141641882 has translation MRKPELSGRMAKWSVHLSGYDLKFEPRTAIKSRARADFVSTYAKDLHPGRTDILNLEEDKGEQVWELHVDGASNAKGAGVGLVLKSPQGDLIVQAVRCEFKATNNEAEYEALILGLKLALDLKIRHLQGPQDDGIFRCSKRAESQVRHIQHQANPREQNAEADALATLGATFKTGTISTIPIVHVLEPATLKSQQEAEKVCSTSSEESTPDWRKPYLDWLQNDVLSADKKEEIPRWTLPQMPGSGRVSDCFACYPQSGECGNHAGARALSNKALRQGYFWPTMRKDAMEFAKRCDACQRHAHVSHQPAEPLHQVISPWPFMKWGMDIVGPLPRAPGNKVYMLAMTDYFSKWIEAESSSRVTKTQKLEEIGGKWAEELPLVLWADRTTPKVATGQTPFSLVFGAEAVIPSEVRVPTHRYGCITEDRNQVEMASSLDTIDELRTSAQIRMASYRQTVAKSYNKNVKVRTLQVGDLVLRKVFQNTKNQQAGKFAYNWEGPYQVESTVGNGAYRLMTMEGQMVPRSWNITHLKKYFI, from the exons ATGAGAAAACCAGAATTATCAGGACGAATGGCTAAATGGTCCGTACATTTGAGCGGGTACGATTTGAAATTTGAACCACGTACGGCCATAAAGTCTCGGGCTCGCGCGGACTTTGTGTCGACTTACGCCAAAGACCTCCACCCGGGCCGAACAGATATCCTGAatctggaagaagacaaaggagaACAAGTGTGGGAGTTACATGTGGACGGAGCCTCAAACGCCAAAGGAGCAGGAGTAGGGCTGGTCCTCAAATCACCCCAAGGAGACCTCATAGTCCAGGCCGTacgatgtgaattcaaagccacaaacaacgaagcagaatacgAGGCACTAATCCTGGGTCTGAAGCTGGCTCTGGATCTGAAAATCAGACACCTCCAG GGACCCCAGGATGATGGCATATTTAGATGTAGCAAAAGAGCTGAAAGTCAAGTTCGTCACAttcaacatcaagcaaatcccCGGGAGCAGAATGCAGAAGCAGACGCACTAGCCAccctgggggcaaccttcaaaaCAGGAACTATCTCCACGataccaattgtccacgtgcTGGAGCCAGCAACACTAAAATCTCAGCAGGAAGCAGAAAAAGTGTGCAGCACCAGCAGTGAAGAAAGTACTCCAGACTGGAGGAAACCCTATCTAGACTGGTTGCAGAATGACGTCCTATCAgcagataaaaaggag GAAATCCCAcgctggaccctacctcagatgcctggatcggGAAGAGTCTCAGACTGTTTTGCATGCTATCCACAAagtggagaatgtggaaaccatgcggggGCGAGAGCCTTGTCCAACAAGGCACTGAGGcagggatacttctggcccacaatgcgcaaagatgccATGGAATTCGCAAAAAGATGCGACGCTTGCCAGAGACACGCCCATGttagccaccagccagcagagcctctgCACCAGGTTATCTCACCATGGCCTTTCATGAAATGGGGGATGGATATCGTGGGACCATTACCCAGAGCACCAGGAAACAAAGTCTACATGCTCGCCATGACggattacttttccaaatggatagaagcagaatcaTCCTCCCGAGTTACGAAAACCCAg aaactAGAGGAGATTGGGGGCAAATGGGCAGAAGAGCTACCTCTGGTTCTCTGGGCCGACAGAACCACACCAAAGGTTGCAACGGGGCAAACCCCCTTTAGCCTGGTGTTCGGAGCAGAAGCAGTCATCCCATCTGAAGTCAGGGTCCCAacccacagatatggatgcatcacAGAAGATCGGAACCAGGTGGAAATGGCAAGCAGCCTGGACACAATAGATGAACTCAGAACCAGCGCCCAGATCAGGATGGCCTCCTACCGACAGACTGTGgctaaaagctacaacaagaacgtaaaagtaagaaCTCTGCAGGTGGGAGATCTGGTCCTAAGGAAAGTCTTCCAGAATACCAAGAACCAGCAAGCAGGGAAATTTGCCTACAACTGGGAGGGGCCATACCAAGTAGAAAGCACAGTTGGAAATGGGGCCTACCGACTCATGACTatggaaggacaaatggttcccagatcctggaatatcACCCACTTGAAAAAGTATTTTATTTAA